One Akkermansiaceae bacterium genomic region harbors:
- a CDS encoding cation transporter encodes MEQREVFGYAILTALVNVILMIVKIVTGIVGNSYALIADGIESASDILVSLITWIGVGLSLRPADANHPFGHGRIESLAGMFSGLALLGAAVLIAFNSIREILTPHHSPEWYTLPVLIAVVVSKEILARRISNLSELSDSRALEGDAMHHRSDAITSAAAGTGIAIALIGGPRYAAADDWAALIACSMIIFNGGRIFARSFHENVDGRIDSRIEEDIRSYATHIEGIRGIEKCRVRKSGTFYFTEVHVLVDPDCTVTVGHEIAHQFKEYVTKQLPNLKDVVIHIEPYHLEAAQGDAGKVASRVCDP; translated from the coding sequence ATGGAACAACGAGAAGTATTTGGATACGCAATCCTGACGGCGCTGGTCAATGTTATCTTGATGATCGTCAAGATCGTGACGGGCATTGTTGGCAATTCGTATGCCCTCATTGCTGACGGCATTGAGTCAGCCTCGGATATCCTTGTTTCACTGATCACTTGGATTGGTGTCGGTTTATCTCTTCGACCAGCTGACGCAAACCATCCGTTTGGGCACGGCAGGATTGAGTCACTTGCAGGAATGTTCTCGGGCTTGGCGCTTTTAGGTGCCGCCGTCCTCATTGCATTCAACAGTATTCGAGAGATTCTGACGCCCCATCACAGCCCGGAATGGTATACGTTACCCGTTTTGATAGCTGTCGTCGTCAGCAAGGAAATCCTTGCCCGTCGCATCTCAAACCTATCGGAGCTGTCCGATAGTCGGGCTCTCGAAGGTGATGCGATGCATCACCGCTCTGATGCTATCACCTCGGCAGCAGCGGGAACCGGTATTGCTATCGCTCTGATTGGGGGGCCACGATATGCTGCCGCAGATGATTGGGCTGCCCTAATAGCATGCTCGATGATCATTTTTAACGGAGGACGCATTTTCGCACGATCATTTCACGAGAATGTTGACGGTCGCATTGATTCCCGCATTGAAGAAGATATTCGAAGTTATGCCACACATATTGAGGGAATCCGTGGAATTGAAAAATGCCGAGTCCGCAAAAGCGGGACATTCTATTTCACTGAAGTGCATGTTCTGGTTGACCCAGATTGCACGGTAACTGTCGGCCATGAGATTGCCCATCAATTCAAAGAGTATGTGACAAAACAGCTGCCAAACCTAAAGGATGTTGTCATCCACATAGAACCATACCACCTGGAAGCCGCACAAGGTGATGCAGGCAAAGTCGCTTCGCGCGTTTGTGATCCCTAG